TGTCACCGTAAATAAATCAAGATGGAGCATATTATCGAACACAGCGATGATCTGTGGAGCAATAATGAAAATTTCATCATAAAAGAGAAGATTAGCATATGCTTCTAAATGATGCTTTCGGTTCTTAAGAAACAACCCCACATCGTTCTCTTCTACAAGACAATAAAGATCAACATCCGAATTTTCATCATGTTCGTTTCGCCCCATAGATCCTTTAAGGAAAATCGCTTTTACGAGAGGATCTTGCTCCAGACTGTTAGATATCACTCGAACCGCTTCTTCTTGCTTCACTCCCTCACCTCATTTTTACATTTTTTAGATATTAAACCATTATATAGGACAAAGAAGTAAATAGACAAGAAAAAAAGAATGCTTCTATGCACTCTTCATCCTAATTTATCGCCTTTTTTCACTTTTTGATCAGGCTGTATTAGCACGACTCCTTCATCTCCGTATACGCCTAATACAAGCACTTCAGACATATAATCTGCAATTTGCCTTGGGGGGAAATTCACCACCGCCATCACCTGTTTACCGATTAAATCATCCTGGTTATACAGATCCTTAATTTGTGCACTGGACTTCTTTATACCAATTTCCTCCCCCAGATCTACCTTTAATTGATAAGCTGGTTTTCTAGCCTTTTTAAAATCATTCACTTCAATAATTTCCCCAACACGAATATCAAGTTTCATAAAATCATCAAACGTCGCCACTTCATCCACCCGGCCTTTTCATCTAAGTATAGAATCATTTTCTTTCAATACCTCTATATTTGTTTCTCGAGATAATTTCAAAACCCTTCCTATTCCAATCTCTTCTCCATAAATAGATGAATCTTGCTATGAATTTCATCCTCACTTTTGTGTCGCTCTCCAAATAAGAATGAAGAGTAACACTCTACTAGGAAGCGATCGCTCTCTTCAAATTGTATAGCGTATAGTTCAGATAGGGTAAGGGGGTATTGTGAAGTCTTGAAAAACTGTTCGATGCGAAGGGCGTACATGATGTCATTTAATAATTCGTAGTGGTTGATTGGTGGCATACATTGTTGCAAGCGAGTATCAATAGACTGTAGCAGGCTCACAAGACCACGCTTGATTTTATTTCTTGAAGGAAGAACAAAAGGTGTGTCTCCATATACGTTTAATTGCTCAAAACAAGGAGCCACATACTCTCTTGACCCATCAGCCATTTCGCTAAATTCCTGTAGACTCACTTCTCTTAGATCAAGTGAAATACCCGTTAGTTCAGGGAGACATGGAGACTTACTTGGGAGTTCCTTATAAAAACACCAGATATCCAGATCGGAATATGGACCAGCTTCCCCTCTAGCAAAGCTTCCTGTCAAAACAATCCCAGATAACGATGGTTGTTTCAATCGGACAACAAGTCGTTTAGCGTATTTTTCAATCATTATTGGAGTAAGTAGTGGATTTCGCATCTCTTTTTCTCCTTTTCACCGAGACCCTAAGAAGGAGCTAGCAAGTATGAAGCTGTTCTTTATAGTTAAAAGCAAGCTCTTTGTTTTATAATCAATCATCCCGCTAGTTTATAAGGAAACGGTACACCGTATGAATAACATCATCCCGATCCTCTCCGTGGCAGATCAAATGCTTTGAATTCTCCATCAATCTAACCTGTTTCTCATCCGAACGAATCAACTGATAAATCGTATCAGCGGTTTTATAAGGTACCATTCCATCAAGCTTTCCCTGTAAAATGATCGTTGGAATAGAGACATGTTCGAAGGATGGCTTGAGGTGTTGGACAAGCTTTCGAAATTCTAATGAAGCAAGGAGTGGCGTTGTCTTTACCTTTTTGCTATAGCGAATAAACAATTCATTTTGAAGAAGCTTTCCTCTGTAGAGATCGGTCATCATTTCTCTTATATCCTTCACCATCTGCAAAGGATGAATATATTGTATAGCTGCACTTAATAACACTAGTTTATCAACTTTATACTTCGTTGCTAAATAGCCAGCGAGAACGCCCCCCATTGAAAATCCAATGAGATAAATCGTATCGCAACGTTCTAACAACTGCTTTAAATGCTCCTCTGCTGTATCGATCCATTGTTGAAAGGTAATCCCTCTAAGTGAATCCTTTTCCCCGTGTCCTGGAAGCGTCGGTGATACTACAACCCAATCCGTTTGACTTCTAAAATAATTTGCCAGAGGTTCAACCTCAAATGGTGACCCTGTAAATCCATGTATGAGCAAACAACCAATCATGTTTGTCCCCTCACCTTTCCTTCTGTCGTTACCACTTTATATTCCCATCAGAAGAAAAAGTTAATCGCTTGTAGTCCTTATATATCATCCCTATTACTTAAATGATGTTCTTGAACTTTTCCGAACATGAACCTTTAGTGAAGGCGGTTCTAGTTCTTCACGAAGAGATGTAGAGCAATTCGGACAAATCACTGCTTTCGAAGGTATCGGCGTACAGCAAAACGGGCATTCTTTTCTAGTCATAGAATTAATAGGATCTTGTCCTGGTTTTCGCCATCTATTCAACTGACGAACGACAAGAAACACTGAAAAGAAAATGATTAAAAAGCGAATGGACGTTGTAAGGAAGACTCCATAATTGATTGTCGCCGCCCCGGCTTCTTTTGCATCAGAGAGAGACGGATAATAATGCCCATTTAAACTAATAAAAAGATCGGAAAAATTAATTCTCGCTAATAGTAGACCTACAGGTGGAAGTATTATATCTGAAACAAGCGAATCGATAAAATTACTAAACGCTGCGCCTAGTACAATTCCAATTCCCATATCAGCCGCGTTACCTCTAATAGCGAAATGACGAAATTCATTTAATAGACCGATGGAAATTCACTCCTTTATCCTCGCTCTACACAATATGTATGCTTCATTAATACAAGCTATGAATTTTTCTAATGCTTGCAATTTTTCTTTAATTAGTTTTAAAAGCGAAGAAAGTCACTTAGATGATATAATGTCTATTTGCGACTATAGTCTAACATCAAGGAGTGAACAATAATGACATTTGCACTAGCCTGGTCAAAGGCTAATCCATTAATTGAGGATCCGATGGCTGTATTTGTCTATCTAACGGTTGTAGTTGGAGCAATCTTCATGCTTGGCGAATCAAAAAACAACGTTCTGCAGAAGATATTTCATTATGCCCCACCGTTAATTTGGACATACTTTATCCCAATGCTATCAACGACATTTGCGATTATTCCGCAAGAGTCGACTTTATATGGCTTCGTTTCTACGTATATTCTTCCAGTTGGGCTCCTGCTGTTATTATTATCAGCTAACGTCCCAGCTACGTTAAGATTAGGACCAAAAGCCTTATTAATGTTCCTAGCAGGAACAATCGGTGTTATTATCGGTGGGCCGATTGCGCTAGCCATCTTCCAACCTTGGCT
The Pseudalkalibacillus hwajinpoensis genome window above contains:
- a CDS encoding tRNA-binding protein, yielding MATFDDFMKLDIRVGEIIEVNDFKKARKPAYQLKVDLGEEIGIKKSSAQIKDLYNQDDLIGKQVMAVVNFPPRQIADYMSEVLVLGVYGDEGVVLIQPDQKVKKGDKLG
- a CDS encoding nucleotidyltransferase domain-containing protein translates to MRNPLLTPIMIEKYAKRLVVRLKQPSLSGIVLTGSFARGEAGPYSDLDIWCFYKELPSKSPCLPELTGISLDLREVSLQEFSEMADGSREYVAPCFEQLNVYGDTPFVLPSRNKIKRGLVSLLQSIDTRLQQCMPPINHYELLNDIMYALRIEQFFKTSQYPLTLSELYAIQFEESDRFLVECYSSFLFGERHKSEDEIHSKIHLFMEKRLE
- a CDS encoding alpha/beta hydrolase encodes the protein MIGCLLIHGFTGSPFEVEPLANYFRSQTDWVVVSPTLPGHGEKDSLRGITFQQWIDTAEEHLKQLLERCDTIYLIGFSMGGVLAGYLATKYKVDKLVLLSAAIQYIHPLQMVKDIREMMTDLYRGKLLQNELFIRYSKKVKTTPLLASLEFRKLVQHLKPSFEHVSIPTIILQGKLDGMVPYKTADTIYQLIRSDEKQVRLMENSKHLICHGEDRDDVIHTVYRFLIN
- the mscL gene encoding large conductance mechanosensitive channel protein MscL; the protein is MSIGLLNEFRHFAIRGNAADMGIGIVLGAAFSNFIDSLVSDIILPPVGLLLARINFSDLFISLNGHYYPSLSDAKEAGAATINYGVFLTTSIRFLIIFFSVFLVVRQLNRWRKPGQDPINSMTRKECPFCCTPIPSKAVICPNCSTSLREELEPPSLKVHVRKSSRTSFK